The sequence GCTCATCTGCCGCGACGATGTGGACCCGGGCCTCGCGATCGACGGCGCCCGGCTCGGCGCGCAGGCGCTCGTCACGATGTCGAACGACGCCTGGTTCACCACCTGGCCGCAAGGTGCCGAGCTGCACCAGGCCGCGGCTGCCTTTCGCAGCATCGAGACACGCCTGCCGCAGTACCGCGTGACCACCACCGGCTTCAGCGCTGCCATCGACCCCACCGGTGCGGTTCTCGCCAGCACCCGCATGGGCGAGCGCACCCTGGTGATCGGCGACCTGTCCGTCGCCGAGCCGCCGGTCACGCTGATGGTCCTGTGGGGCGACTGGGTGGGCCGCACGGCGGCGGTCTTTCTCGTCGTGCTCGCGGCCGTGTCGCTCGTGCGCCGCTGGCGCGGGCGGCTGGCCGGCCTGGCAACGGCACCCGCGGCGTGGCCCGCCGAGGGGGTGGTGCTGCCGCCTGCGCTTCGCGTCGTGGCGGGAGCGCTCCGCAGCGTCGCGCGCCTGAGCCTGCTCGTGATGGCGCTGGTGTTCCTCTTCGGTGACGGTCCGTTCCGCTCCAACAGCCTGGCGCAGATCCGGGCGTTCACGGCCTGCTTCCTGGTCCCGGAGCTGCTGGCGTGGCTGATGCTGCGCGCCTATGCGGCGCAGCTCAGCCTCGAAGGGGCGGTGCTGCGGCTGGCGCGCGGTGCGCGGCGGCTCGAGTTGCCTCTGGCCGACATCGTGTCCGTCGAGCCGTGGCGGCTCCCGGTCCCGGCGGCGGGCGCTTGGCTTCGCCTTCGCTCGGGCCAGCGTCACGGCCTGCTGCATGCCGACCCGGCGGGGCTGGCGCGTGCCATTGAGGCCGCAGGTGGCCCCGCGGTGGCCGATCGTCCCACCTTGCGCGCACGCACCTACGAGCAGGTGCGCCTTGCCATCCGCCGCGGGCGCCTGGAGCACCCGGTGCTCAAGTTCGTGCTCTTCCCCTTGCTGCTCGCCATCCCGGCGTTCCGGGTGCACCAGCACATCATGTTCGGCAGCAGCTTCGGCGAATACCATGCATACGGGCTCGTGGCCTACCTGCAGGCGTTTGCCATCTGGTGGGCGGCGTGGACGATCGCGGTGGTGGTCTGTGCGGCGGTGCTGCGCGCGCTCACCGAAGCCGGCACGCTGGCCAGCCTGTGGCTGCGGCCCGGTGCAGCGATCGATGCGCGCTGGTGGCTCGAGCGGGGCGGGCTCGCCTTGCTCTACCTCGGCCTGCCGGCGTGGCTGGCCATGAAGACGCTCGCCTGAAACGCGAGCTCAGGCCGTTTCCAGCACGTCGGCCTGGCGGGGGCGCACGCTCGCGAGCATGTCGGCCGCGTGCGCCAGCACCTCTTCGAGCGTGTCGCCGTGCATCGGCCAGATGGCCAGTCCGACGCTGCAGCCGATCTGCAACGTGCTGAGCGTGCGGTAGGCCAGCGGGCGCTGCAGCTCGGCCTTGATGCGTGCCGACATGCTGCGCGTGAAGTTCAGGCACTCGGTGTGCGGGGCGGCGAGCAGCAGCACGAACTCGTGCTCCTCGACGCGCAGCACGCGGTCTTCCTCGCGCACGAGCTGGCGCAGGCGGCGCGCCACCTGGCGCAGCACCTGTTCGCCGGCCTCTGCGCCGTAACGCTCGGTGATCTGGCTCACGCGGTCGAGGCCGACGTGCAGCACGCACAGGCGCAGGCCACGCTGTTCGAGGTCGTCGGACCAGGCGGTGTCGGCGTCGCCGAGTGCCTTCAGGGCCGAGAGGTCGGTGAGGGCATCGTGGTGCGCGGTGAGCAGGGGCACCGAAGGCTTGGCCGGCTGGCCAAAGGCGTCGGTGCGGCGGCGTGTGGGTTGGACGGGCGTCTGCCGCGGGCGCTCGGGCGCGCGCACCGAGCGGGGCACCACGGGGCGCGTTGGCGTGCGGCGGGTCACGAGGCCCAGCGCAAAGCAGGAGAACCAGGCCCAGGCCGCAAACGGCGCCTGTGCTGCCGTGACCGCCCAGGCGAGCAAGGCCGGCCGCGCCGGCAGGCGGGCAGTCGTTGCATCGGTGGTCGGGTCGGTCGGGCGCATGGTGCAGACAGAGGCGGGCGCTTTCATTGTGAGCCTCGGCGCAATTCGCTGTCTGGGGAATAAGGCACGTTTGTGCCTCTTTTTTCAGCAGATCGAGACGACGCCCCGGACGCGCCCTCAGAGCACGAGCCGCCCCGCGTAACCCGTCATCTCGAGGTAGCCGCGGCCCACCCGTGCGTCGCCGGCGCCCCGCAGGTCGCACAGGCCTTCCCAGTACCAGGCGCCGGTGCTGGCGCGGCTGTCGAGCTCCTGGGCGTCGAAGCGGGCCTGCACGCGGTGGCGGCCGGCGGGGGTGTCGATCGTCCACTCGACCGGGTAGCGGGCCTGCGACGCCGGGCTCTGCCATTGCCGGCCGGGCGTGAAGCGCACCTCGTCGGGCGCGAAGTTGCGCTGCTGGCCCGCCGCGTTGCGCAGGCTGCCCCCGGCGTAGAGCGCCGACCCATCGGTGCGGCGCAGGCGGAAGGCGGTGAGCGCGCTGCCGTCATCGAGGTTCATGCCGATCCAGTCCCAGCCGACGACCTCGGGGTGGAGCAGGGCGTCGCTCCACTCGTGGTCGAGCCAGGCCCGGCCCTGCACGGGCAGCGCCTGGCCGTCGAGCGTGAGCTGCCCCTGCGCCTGCAGCTGCGGCTGGCTGTAGTAGTGGCTGGCCGGGCCGGGCTGGGGCGCCTTGGCCGAGAAACCGGCCTGGCCCTGCAGCAGCACCGGCTGGGTGGTGGCGCACTGCAGGTCGAGCGCAAAGGCGGCGCGGTCGCTCGCGATGGTGGCGCGGTACACGCTGCGATCGGGGGCGCCGCTGCGCACCAGTGACCAGCCGCGCAGGCGCACGTCGGTGTCGCCGCTGGCCGCCTCGGCGATGCCGAAGCCGGCGCGCGCGATGCACTGGTCGTGCCGCTGGCGCTGCTGCGCCGGGTCGCCGAGTGCGGCATGGGCGAACACGAGCTGCGTGGGCGCGAAGCGGCTGGGCGAGCCGGCCCCGACGCCGGTGCGGCTGCGGAAGAAGGTGACCTGGAAGCCGAACTCGTGCGGGGCGCCCGAGACGGTGGCCTGCAGCACCCCCGTCAGGTACCACCATTCGGTGCGGGTGTCGGGGTGGGCGCCGAAGTCGGCCGGGAAGGTGAGCGCCCGCGGGGCCACCCCGGCGTGCGCCGGCCGCACGGCAGACAACGGGGCCAAGACGGTCAGAACCCCCAGCAATTCGCGGCGTTTCATGCGGCCAAGCATAGCCAGCCGGATGACAATGCAGGGTTCCGCAGATTACGTTGCCGATGAGCTCCTTCTCGCTACCCGAAGACTTCGACCTGGGCGAACACTTCGACCACCGCACCCTCATCCGCGCCATGGAGCTCAAGCCCCAGCAGGCCGTGACGGCGCTCCAGGTGGACGGGCCGCGACTCGTGAGCCGCGTGCAGGGTGCCGGCCCCAATGCCTACCAGCAGCACATCCAGTGGGTGCAGGACCGCCGCCTCGGCCCCAGGCTCGAAGGCCGTTGCTCCTGCCCCGCCGGCCACAACTGCCAGCACGTGGCCGCGGCGCTGATGGCCTTCGAGGCGCAGCAGATCCGTATCAAGAAAGGCCTGCCCGAAAAGCCCGGCGTGGCCACCCCCGTCGCCCGCCCGGCGCCGCCGCCGGCACCCGAGATGATCGAGCTGGGCGCGCTGGCCCTCGTGCCGGTGCTGCGGCTCACCACCTGCGTCGACGTGGCCTCCGAGGCGCTGCTGCACCACCGCTACGGCTCGGCGCAGGCCCGTTCGTCGACGCTGCGCCAGGGCGCGGCGCAGCTCTTCTACCGTTATCAGCCGGCCACCGGCAAGGCGCTCGACTATCACTTCCCCGCCGGCAACGCGACGACGACGCTCGCCGAGGTGAACGACCCGGCGCGGCCGGGCCGCATCGCGATGGGGCACTTCCAGCGCCAGTCGCTGGCCGAAGCCGCTGCGCTGCGCTCGCTGGTGGGCGAGCTGGAGCTGCGACCGTGGAGCCTCTCGGCCGGCCTGGCGGTCGAGCGTGTCACGCGCCAGCAGATGATCCGCCAGCCGGCCAGTGCGCCGGCCAGCCCCGAGTCGCACACGCCCATGCTGCTCGTGCCGCAGCGGCGCGACCGCTGGCCCGAGCTGCTGGCGCACCACATCCCCGAGCTCGAACGCCGCGGCTGGGTGGTGGAGCTGGCCGACGACTTCCCCTACGAGCTGCACCAGGCCGACGACTGGTCGGTCGACATCGGCGAAGAGCCCGGCGGCCACTGGTTCAGCGTGGGCCTGCGCGTCACGGTCGACGGCGAGCCGGTGAACCTGGTGCCGCTGCTCGTGAGCCTGGTGCAGAACGGCTGGCTCAACGGCGAGTCGGCGCTGAGCCGCACCGAAGGCAGCGAGGTGCTGGTGCCGTGGTCGGTCGAGAGCGCGCCGGCGCCCGGCACCGCGCCGCGCCAGCGCCTGCTGCGGCTGCCCATCGCGCGCGTGCTGCCGCTGATGGAGTGGCTGCGCAGCGTGTTCCGCGTGGGCGAGCGCTCCAACGCGCTGCGACTCTCGCGCTTCGACCTGGGCACGCTCGAATCGCTGGGCCAGGCCGGCAAGGTCACCGCGCCGCCCAGCTACACCGAGCTGATGGAGCAGGTGAAGCTGCTCAACGGCGAAGGCGGTCTGCCCGCCATCGAGGCCTCGCCCAACGTGCAGGCCACGCTGCGCCACTACCAGCTCGATGGCCTGGCGTGGATGGATTTCCTGCGCCGCTCGCGCCTGGGCGGTGTCCTCGCCGACGACATGGGCCTGGGCAAGACGCTGCAGGCGCTCGCGCTGCTGCAGGCCGAGCTCGACGCCGGCCGGCTCGACCGCCCGAGCCTCGTGATCGTGCCCACCAGCCTCATCGGCAACTGGGAGGCCGAGGCGCGGCGCTTCACCCCGGGCCTGAAGCTCGTGGTGCTGCACGGTGCGCAGCGCGCCAAGCACTTCAAGCACATCGCCGGCGCCCACCTCGTCATCACCAGCTACCCGCTCGCCATGCGCGACATGGCCACCCACGGCGCGCAGGAGTGGCACTACGTGATGCTCGACGAAGCACAGCGCATCAAGAACTCGCGCAGCCAAGCCGCGCTGTCGGTGAAGGAGCTCAACGCGCGACACCGGCTCTGCCTCTCGGGCACGCCGCTCGAGAACCACCTGGGCGAACTGTGGAGCCTGATGGACTTCGTCTGCCCCGGGCTGCTCGGCAGCGAGGCGCAGTTCCGCGAGCACTACCGCACGCCCATCGAGCGCCGGCAGGACACCTTCCGCGCGCAGCAGCTGGCGCGGCGCGTCAAGCCTTTCCTGCTGCGGCGGACCAAGCAGCAGGTCGCACGCGAGCTGCCCGAGAAGACCGAGACGCTGCTGCGCGTGGAGCTGAGCGGCACGCAGCGCGACCTCTACGAGACCGTGCGCGCCACGATGGACAGCAAGCTGCGCGAGGTGATCGCCCAGCAGGGCCTCGCGCGCAGCCAGATCATGGTGCTCGACGCGCTGCTGCGGCTGCGCCAGGTGTGTTGCGACCCGCGCCTGCTCAAGACCGGCGACGACGGCGAGGCGACAGCCACGCGAGCGCACCACCCGTCGGCCAAGATGGAGCTGCTGCTCGACCTGCTGCCCACGCTGGTGGAAGACGGGCGCCGGGTGCTGCTCTTCTCGCAGTTCACCGAGATGCTCGCGCTCATCGAGGCGGAGCTCGTGCGCCTGAAGCTGCCCTACCTGCTTCTCACCGGCGAGACCAAGGACCGCGGCGCCCTGGTCGAGAAATTCCAGCAGGGCGACACGCCGCTCTTCCTCATCAGCCTGAAGGCCGGTGGCGTGGGGCTGAACCTCACCGCGGCCGACACCGTGATCCTCTACGACCCCTGGTGGAACCCGGCCGTGGAGCAGCAGGCCATCGACCGCGCCTATCGGATCGGGCAGGACAAGCCGGTCTTCGTCTACAAGCTGCTCGCCAGCGGCACCGTGGAAGACAAGATGCTCGAGCTGCAGGCACGCAAGGCGGGCCTCGCCGACTCGCTGCTCTCGGGCGTGGCGAGCGACGCGGCGCTGACCGCGCAGGACTTCGACGAACTCTTCAAACCCCTGGGCGGAGAGCAGGAATAGACCCGCCGCGGGCCGACGGCCCGACGCGGATTTTTCCTACAGGCCGCGCTGGAACATCCTTCGATCATGGTGTCTTGTCGAACGCACCTTGAAGGGGGTTCCATGTCAGACCTTCCCCGTTTCCAGCGCCAGGTCCAGGCCGTGGGCCAGATGCTGTCGTCGGCCGGCTACGACGCCGATGACTTCGAGATCCAGGCCGACCGCTCCTCGCCGCTGGCCCAGTTGTTCCGCCTGGCCGGCGGCGTGCTCGTGGTGAAGCGCCGCTCCACCGGCGAGTCGCGGTTCTACGCGACCGACAGCGAATCGGCCTGGGCCGACACGCTGATGAGCGACCTCGAGCACGGCGCGCTGGCCGCGCCCACCGATACCCGACCGGGCCTCCTGTCATAGCCCGCTGCGGGCGGCTGAGGTGTCTATACTGAAGTAGATACCCCAGCGAGACGCCCGCCATGAGCACCTACAAGACCGCCAAGCTCTTCACCAACGGAGGCAGCCAGGCCGTGCGCCTGCCGGCCGAGTTCCGCTTCGAAGGCGACGAGGTCTACATCCGCCGCGACCCGCGCACCGGCAACGTCATCCTGTCGGCGCGGCCCGAGCTGTCGTGGGTGGAGTTCATCGCGCTGCGCCACCAGCTGGGCGAGCTGCCCGCCGATGCGCTCTCCGACCGTGCGCAGAGCACGCAGCGCCGCGACCCCTTCGACACCTGGGTGGAGTGACCACAGTGCTCTACCTGCTCGACACCAACACCGCCACCGCCGCGATGCGCGGCACCGCCGGCCTCGACAGCCGCCTCTCGCGCCTGCAGCCCGACGAGTGGTGCATTTCCGCCGTGACCAACGCCGAGATGCGCTATGGCGTGGCACTCAAGCCGCAGGCCATCCAGCTGGAGCGCTATGTCGACGCCTTCCTGTCGGTCGTGCGCACCGAGCCGTGGGACGAAGCCTGCGCCGAGTTCCATGGCCACCTGCGTGCGCGCCTGCGCGCCAAGGGGCACACGCTCGGCGACTTCGACGAGATGATCGCGGCCCATGCGCTCGCGCTCGGCGCGGTGCTCGTGACCGACAGCGTGCGGCACTTCAAGCGCGTCGAGGGGCTGCGGGTCGAGAACTGGATCCGCAGTTCCTGAACGGCGCGCCTACTACTGCGCCACCCCGGTGAGCCACGCCCGGCGGATCAGCCCGCCGCAATCGGCCGATTCGTTGCCGCCACCCGCCAGCGCCACGCGCGCCACGATGCCGTAGTGCGTCTTGTTGACGTCGATCCAGGGGTAGAAGCCGAAGGCGCCGGCGCTCGAGAAGGCACCGTCGCCGCTCGTCTCGACCCAATGGCCGAGCGAGTAGTGGAAGCTTTGCGACGCGGGCACCGGCGTGTTGACGGCGGTGGGGCAGGTGGCGGGGTTGGTGCACACGGCGTGGGCGCCGAGGCGTGTGGAGAGCTGCAGTTCGTTGTTGAGCAGCCTGCGCAGGAAGACGGCGTACTGCGATGGCGTGGTGCGCGCGCCGCCGGCCAGTTGCGGCTGTGTGTAGCTGAGGCTCATGCCGAGCACGCGGGTCATTTCTGCGGCGAGCGTGGCGTTGTCGAGCGCGCCGAGCCCCATGCCGGGCGCGGCGATGTTCGCGTGCACCTGCATGTGGCCGCCGCCGTACGAGAAACGGTCGACGTGGGCCGGCGTCTGCACGCCGTTGTTGCCCCGCGCCACGCACGAGGCCACGGTGTCGCTGGGCTCGCAGCCCGAGAAGCCGAAGCTCGTGTAGCCGGCGGTGAAGTTGAGGTGGCGGATGTCTTCGGCGGTGAGCGCGCCGCCGCGGCGCTCGACGACGTAGGCGCCGTAGAGCCACTTCGAGGCCGAGGCGATGTTCATCACCGTGGCGGCGGTGTAAGTGGTGGCGTTGCCGGCCTCGTTGACCGAGCCGCTGGCGCGAAGCGCCGTGCCGTCGCCCACCTCCCAGTAGAACGGGCGGATCGGCGCGCACAGGTTGCTGCTGCTCTGCGCGGTGGTCGTGGCGGCCCCGATGCGCTGCGCCAGGTCGGGGCTGCTCGGCGGTGGCGGTGCCGGCGAATCGGAGTTGCCGCCGCAGGCGCTGAGCGCCACGGTCGCGAAGAGCACGGTGAGTGCAGGCCAGCGGTCGAGCATGAGGTCCCTCGGGGTGTTGGTTTTTGTGCAGCCATTCTGTCGGGTCGCGCGCCGGCCTTGTGTTGCCGGTCTGCAAAGACGCGGTATCTGTTTGCGACACGGTGCGGGTGTTGACGAGGTCAATCCATCAAAGTAGATTTCTGTTCCATCATGAAGGAAAGCGCGTCAGACACCCGAGACACGCTCGACCAGCGCATCGCCCGCCGCGTGCGCGAGCTGCGCGCTGCGCAAGGGCTCACGCTGGAGCAGCTGGCGGCGCGCTCGGGCGTGAGCCGCTCGATGATCTCGGTCGTCGAGCGTGGCGAGAGCAGCCCCACCGCCGCGTTGCTCGACAAGCTGAGCGCCGGCCTCGGCACCAGCCTCAACGCACTCTTCGAAGCGCCGCGCGACGAGGCGCCGCCTTCACCCGTGGCGCGCCGCGCCGACCAGCCCGAGTGGCAGGACCCCGATTCCGGCTACGTGCGGCGCGCGCTCACGCCGCCGGGCATCGCCGCGACGCTGCAGCTGGTGGAGGTGAACTTCCCGCCCGGTGCGCGTGTGAACTACGAGGTCGGCGTCCACCGTGCGGGCTTCCAGCAGCAGGTGTGGGTGATGAGCGGCAGCGTCGTCGTCACCGTGGGCGGCGAGCGCCACAAGCTCGCCGCGGGCGACTGCCTCGTGCACCCGATCGACCAGCCGATCTCCTTCCACAACCCTTCGCGCCAGGCGGCGCATTACCTCGTGGCCTTCTCCGGGCCACCCACTTCCAGGAGCATGTGATGGGTCTCGCCTTGCAGCAGCTCGACGCCGAGGCCACGCGTGCGCACATGCCGGCGCTGTGCGACCTGCTGATGGATTGCGTCGCCGGGGGCGCTTCGGTCGGCTTCGTGCAGCCGATGTCCACCGCCAAGGCGCAGCGTTTCTGGGAAGGCGTGGCGGCCTCCGTGGCCCGCGAAGAGACGGTGCTGCTCGTGGCACGCGATGGCGATGGCCGCGTCGCGGGCACGGTGCAGCTCGTGCTCGCGCTGAAGGAAAACCAGCCGCACCGTGCCGAGGTGTCGAAGCTGCTGGTGCACCGGCGCGCACGCCGCCTCGGGGTGGGCGCCTTGCTGATGCGCGAAGCCGAGGCCGTGGCGCGGCGCATCGGCCGCACCGTGCTCGTGCTCGACACGTCCACGCCCGAAGCCGAGCGGCTTTACGAGCGCGAAGGCTGGTCGCGCTGCGGCACGATCCCCGACTACGCGCTGATGCCCGATGGCTCGCTGTGCGGCACCACGATCTTCTTCAAGCGCCTGTGATGCACGAGCCGCTGCGCGCCAAGGTCACTTCCCCAGGGGCCTGACGCTGCCGCAGTCGGCACTCAGCCACCGGCCGGTCTGGTCGACGGTCACGCGCTCGTTCTGGCCCATCACGACGGTGTCGACGATGCCGCGGCTGGTGTAGGCGGTCGGGCTCTGGAATTCGACCAGCGCTTCGCCCGCGGCCGGCGGGTTGGTGGCGCAGCTGAACTTCACCTTCATCGAGCTGGCGCTCTTGTCCAGCACCTGCTGCGTGCAGTCGCCCGCCTGCTGCGGTATCTGGCCGCGCTCGGCGTCTTCCTTGCTGATGCAGGCCTGCACGCTGCTGGTCTTGTCGCCGAGCTTCACGCCCTGCTGCGCCATCATCTGCTCGACCTGCTTGCGCTGGTCGGGCGGCAGCCGTGCGATGTAGGCCTGCGCCTCGCGCATCGCCATCTCGGCCTTGCCGCTCTGGCTCTTGAGCGACATGTTGATTTCCCACAGGCCGGCCTCGATGCGGGGGCCGGGCTGGGTCTGGGCGTGTGCGGTGCCGATGCAGAGCAGGGCGGCGAGTGTTGTCTTCAACTTCATCATCGATTACGGGGTCCTCTGGAGATCAATCAGCGGGGTCATCGGCCAGAATGCCGGCCTGTGACGACCCACCTGCCAATGATCCGCCGAGTACGGATGCTCACATGTGCCGCGGCCCTGTTCTTCACAGGGGCTCTGGCGATGGCACAGAACACGAACACCGCCCCGTGCGTGGAGCCGGTGCCGCCTGCAGCGTCGGGTGCAGCCCCCCAGCTGCCGCCCCCGCGCCTGCAGCAGCTTCAGTACAAGTGCCTCAAGCTGAACGGCGGCCAGCGCGTGCTGGTGGGCGAGGCCGGCGATGCAAAAGCGCCGCCGGTGCTGCTGGTCCATGGGCTGGGCAACAACGCCCACCGCGACTGGGCGCCGGTGATTCGCCCGCTGGCTGCGCAGTTCCACGTGATCACGGTCGACCTGCCGGGCTTCGGCGCCTCGCCCGGCAGCGGCGAAGGCTATTCGTTCATCGGGCTCGGGCGCGTGCTGTCGCAGGTGCTGGACCAGCTGGCGCCGGGGCAGAAGGCGCACGTGGTCGGCCATTCGCTGGGCGGCGCGGTGAGCCTCTTCTTCGCGCATGCGTATGGCGAACGGGTGGAGCGGCTGGTGCTGGTCGATGCCGCAGGCATCCTGCTGAAGAACGTGTTCGTGCAGCACATCGCCGGCCTGCGCACGCCGCAGGTGGGCATCGCGCCGGTGGACCAGATCCTCAAGGGCTTCAGCGAGCGCCTGGGCAGCGTCAAGCGCGGGCTCTTCTTCCGGCTCGACGACCGCTTCGACTTCAGCCGCTGGCTCGCGCAGAACCCGCCTGTGCGCATTGCGCTGCTCGGCCGCCACACGCAGGTGGACGCGGGCCTCGGCCTCGTCGAGCACGACTTCACCCGCGCCATCCGCGAGACCACCGCGCCCACCACCATCCTCTGGGGCGGCGACGACCCGATCGCGCCGCCGCGCACCGGCCGGCTGCTGGCCGCACGCCTGCCCGATGCGCGGCTCAAGGTCATGGAAGGTGTGGGCCACACGCCGATGCTCGAGAGCCCCGAGGCCTTTCGTGCGCTGCTGCTGGAGGCCCTGACCGTGCCGCAACTGGCGCCGCGCCAGGCGGCGAGCGTGCCGGACGCATCGCAAGGCGACGTGACCTGCAGCGCGCAGGCGGGCCGGGTGTACACCGGCCGCTTCGACACCCTCACGCTCGACAACTGCATCGGGGTGCGCATCCACACGGCGCGCATCAAGCGGCTGGTGCTCAGGAACGCGGCCGCCACGCTCGACGACGTGGTGGTGGAGTCCGACGACGTGGCGCTCACCGCCACCGACAGCGAGCTCAGCGCGACGCATGTGCGCCTGACAGGCCGCGTGGCCGTGCGCGCCGAGAACAGCTGGCTCGACCTGGCCGGCGCGAGCCTCGTGGCCCGCGAGCGCGGCGTGGAGGCGTCGCCGCCCAGCCGCGTGTTCTTCTCGGTGAGCGACATGCGCGCGCCGGACACCACCGGCGACCTGCACACCGTGTGGTGGCCGACGTCGCGCTGACCATCCCTTGCTCTTGGGGGTTAGCACCCCGAGTTGTCACCAAGTGCGGCTGTGCCGCGCGTGTGCAAACAACTCGCAACAACTCATGCGCATGTCCCCTCTATGTGCATGCGCCGCGCCTTGAGATGCTTCCCCCGGGAGCCCGACAGAGCGATACGCCACGGGTTGAACAGGGACCATCATGTACAGGGAAGACTTTTCTCCGGCAACGCTGTTGCCGGTGTCGCGTGCGCCTGCGTTGGGCGGGAGCACCACCGGTCCGGATGCGGTCATCACCGCAGCGGTTCACACGTCGCCGCGCCCGGCAGCCGCCGCCGTCGGGTTCGGCCTGCCCTTCAAGGTGAAGCTGGTCTGCGACGAGCGCCAGCTGCTGCGGGTGCAGGCCTTGCGGCAACTGGCCTACGGCCGCCACCTGCCGGGCCAGGCCGAAGCCTTCGGCAGCGCTGACGCGCAAGACCGCACGCCGGGCACCGTCATCTTCTATGCCGAAGACAAGGCGAGCGGCGAGCTGGTCGGCTCGGTGCGCGCCCAGAGCAACCGGCACGCGCCCCTGCAGATCGAAAGCAGCATCGAGCTGCCGCCCTTGCACCAGGGGCGCCAGCTGGCCGAGATCACCCGCCTGTGCGTGCGGCCGGGCTACGAGCACCAGGTGCGGCTCGCGCTGCTGAAGGCGCTCTACCTGTACTGCATCGCGATGCAGATCGGCGGCGTGGTCGCGGGCTCTCGCCGCTCGCTGCTGCGCACCTACCTCAGCCTCGGCTTCACCGATCTGTTTGGCGACGAGCGCATGTGCCCCCTGCAGCACGCCGGTGGCCTGCCGCACCGCGTGCTGTTCCGCGACATGCTGCAG comes from Piscinibacter sp. HJYY11 and encodes:
- a CDS encoding GGDEF domain-containing protein; the protein is MRPTDPTTDATTARLPARPALLAWAVTAAQAPFAAWAWFSCFALGLVTRRTPTRPVVPRSVRAPERPRQTPVQPTRRRTDAFGQPAKPSVPLLTAHHDALTDLSALKALGDADTAWSDDLEQRGLRLCVLHVGLDRVSQITERYGAEAGEQVLRQVARRLRQLVREEDRVLRVEEHEFVLLLAAPHTECLNFTRSMSARIKAELQRPLAYRTLSTLQIGCSVGLAIWPMHGDTLEEVLAHAADMLASVRPRQADVLETA
- a CDS encoding DEAD/DEAH box helicase, with the translated sequence MSSFSLPEDFDLGEHFDHRTLIRAMELKPQQAVTALQVDGPRLVSRVQGAGPNAYQQHIQWVQDRRLGPRLEGRCSCPAGHNCQHVAAALMAFEAQQIRIKKGLPEKPGVATPVARPAPPPAPEMIELGALALVPVLRLTTCVDVASEALLHHRYGSAQARSSTLRQGAAQLFYRYQPATGKALDYHFPAGNATTTLAEVNDPARPGRIAMGHFQRQSLAEAAALRSLVGELELRPWSLSAGLAVERVTRQQMIRQPASAPASPESHTPMLLVPQRRDRWPELLAHHIPELERRGWVVELADDFPYELHQADDWSVDIGEEPGGHWFSVGLRVTVDGEPVNLVPLLVSLVQNGWLNGESALSRTEGSEVLVPWSVESAPAPGTAPRQRLLRLPIARVLPLMEWLRSVFRVGERSNALRLSRFDLGTLESLGQAGKVTAPPSYTELMEQVKLLNGEGGLPAIEASPNVQATLRHYQLDGLAWMDFLRRSRLGGVLADDMGLGKTLQALALLQAELDAGRLDRPSLVIVPTSLIGNWEAEARRFTPGLKLVVLHGAQRAKHFKHIAGAHLVITSYPLAMRDMATHGAQEWHYVMLDEAQRIKNSRSQAALSVKELNARHRLCLSGTPLENHLGELWSLMDFVCPGLLGSEAQFREHYRTPIERRQDTFRAQQLARRVKPFLLRRTKQQVARELPEKTETLLRVELSGTQRDLYETVRATMDSKLREVIAQQGLARSQIMVLDALLRLRQVCCDPRLLKTGDDGEATATRAHHPSAKMELLLDLLPTLVEDGRRVLLFSQFTEMLALIEAELVRLKLPYLLLTGETKDRGALVEKFQQGDTPLFLISLKAGGVGLNLTAADTVILYDPWWNPAVEQQAIDRAYRIGQDKPVFVYKLLASGTVEDKMLELQARKAGLADSLLSGVASDAALTAQDFDELFKPLGGEQE
- the lnt gene encoding apolipoprotein N-acyltransferase, translating into MKPAAWFSRHGGRAWVGILASAALVFLYARGGAGWWLGFVALVPWLRTLDATPTWRVALLNGWAMSVAFTLAAFPWFGAAIGHYAQLGTAAGLLVLLVAAPLFQPQLLAFALLRHLARPRGVAFAALVGAAAWVATEWLVPKMLGDTYGYGLYPSHLLRQAADLGGTAGLSVLLLLVNEAVALAWSRRAEGARAMLKPLGLAFLVPLALAAYGWAALANLPAATAKPLRIGLVQSNIADYERLRQEKGVDAVVREVLDTHYEMSLAAVGQHRVDAVLWSETVYPTTFAHPKSEGGAELDREIQGVIDTARVPFVFGTYDRDDAGEYNAAAFVNPGTGLLGFYRKTRLFPLTEYVPGWLDSAWLRRLLPWTGAWLPGTGARVFPLRLADGREIPVQPLICRDDVDPGLAIDGARLGAQALVTMSNDAWFTTWPQGAELHQAAAAFRSIETRLPQYRVTTTGFSAAIDPTGAVLASTRMGERTLVIGDLSVAEPPVTLMVLWGDWVGRTAAVFLVVLAAVSLVRRWRGRLAGLATAPAAWPAEGVVLPPALRVVAGALRSVARLSLLVMALVFLFGDGPFRSNSLAQIRAFTACFLVPELLAWLMLRAYAAQLSLEGAVLRLARGARRLELPLADIVSVEPWRLPVPAAGAWLRLRSGQRHGLLHADPAGLARAIEAAGGPAVADRPTLRARTYEQVRLAIRRGRLEHPVLKFVLFPLLLAIPAFRVHQHIMFGSSFGEYHAYGLVAYLQAFAIWWAAWTIAVVVCAAVLRALTEAGTLASLWLRPGAAIDARWWLERGGLALLYLGLPAWLAMKTLA
- a CDS encoding helix-turn-helix domain-containing protein is translated as MKESASDTRDTLDQRIARRVRELRAAQGLTLEQLAARSGVSRSMISVVERGESSPTAALLDKLSAGLGTSLNALFEAPRDEAPPSPVARRADQPEWQDPDSGYVRRALTPPGIAATLQLVEVNFPPGARVNYEVGVHRAGFQQQVWVMSGSVVVTVGGERHKLAAGDCLVHPIDQPISFHNPSRQAAHYLVAFSGPPTSRSM
- a CDS encoding PIN domain-containing protein — its product is MTTVLYLLDTNTATAAMRGTAGLDSRLSRLQPDEWCISAVTNAEMRYGVALKPQAIQLERYVDAFLSVVRTEPWDEACAEFHGHLRARLRAKGHTLGDFDEMIAAHALALGAVLVTDSVRHFKRVEGLRVENWIRSS
- a CDS encoding antitoxin; the protein is MSTYKTAKLFTNGGSQAVRLPAEFRFEGDEVYIRRDPRTGNVILSARPELSWVEFIALRHQLGELPADALSDRAQSTQRRDPFDTWVE
- a CDS encoding carotenoid 1,2-hydratase: MKRRELLGVLTVLAPLSAVRPAHAGVAPRALTFPADFGAHPDTRTEWWYLTGVLQATVSGAPHEFGFQVTFFRSRTGVGAGSPSRFAPTQLVFAHAALGDPAQQRQRHDQCIARAGFGIAEAASGDTDVRLRGWSLVRSGAPDRSVYRATIASDRAAFALDLQCATTQPVLLQGQAGFSAKAPQPGPASHYYSQPQLQAQGQLTLDGQALPVQGRAWLDHEWSDALLHPEVVGWDWIGMNLDDGSALTAFRLRRTDGSALYAGGSLRNAAGQQRNFAPDEVRFTPGRQWQSPASQARYPVEWTIDTPAGRHRVQARFDAQELDSRASTGAWYWEGLCDLRGAGDARVGRGYLEMTGYAGRLVL
- a CDS encoding GNAT family N-acetyltransferase — its product is MGLALQQLDAEATRAHMPALCDLLMDCVAGGASVGFVQPMSTAKAQRFWEGVAASVAREETVLLVARDGDGRVAGTVQLVLALKENQPHRAEVSKLLVHRRARRLGVGALLMREAEAVARRIGRTVLVLDTSTPEAERLYEREGWSRCGTIPDYALMPDGSLCGTTIFFKRL